One stretch of Corallococcus exiguus DNA includes these proteins:
- a CDS encoding ComEC/Rec2 family competence protein produces the protein MLALEMLPAQDGDCLLLEYGAPETPHRILIDAGRPETFEHLKARIETLPRANRHFELFIVTHIDEDHIAGAIDLLEARESLGVTFGEVWFNGWQHLESVSRADDKLGGVAGERLTELLVEQRLPWNRRFASGAVVVPDTGPLPVHAFQGLTLTVLTPSAKRLEQLMPEWEEAVIEAGLVPGRATARQRSAEDDRLGDPSFEALLEVPFEGDSSKPNASSISVLAEYQGCRLLLGADAYPQDLLAALQRHAAPTQRLALHAFKIPHHGSRKNIHVKLLQKLSCTRFLVSTNGSRHKHPNREAIARVIQHGRATEERVELFFNYETEFNKVWRNPGWMREHRYTAHFPPEGQQGLRMVLMP, from the coding sequence ATGCTTGCCTTGGAGATGCTTCCCGCTCAAGACGGCGACTGTCTACTGCTCGAGTATGGCGCGCCGGAAACGCCCCACCGGATCCTCATCGACGCGGGCCGTCCAGAGACATTCGAGCACTTGAAGGCGCGGATCGAGACCCTTCCTCGGGCGAACCGTCATTTCGAGCTCTTCATCGTGACCCACATCGACGAGGATCACATCGCGGGAGCCATCGACCTGCTGGAGGCACGTGAATCGCTTGGGGTGACGTTTGGAGAGGTCTGGTTCAACGGATGGCAGCACCTGGAGAGTGTCTCCCGCGCTGATGACAAGCTGGGCGGTGTCGCGGGCGAAAGGCTCACTGAGTTGCTGGTCGAGCAGCGCCTTCCGTGGAACCGGCGATTCGCGTCTGGCGCCGTGGTGGTCCCCGATACGGGCCCGCTTCCCGTCCATGCCTTCCAGGGCCTGACGCTCACGGTCCTGACCCCATCCGCGAAGCGCCTGGAGCAGCTCATGCCAGAGTGGGAAGAAGCGGTGATCGAGGCAGGACTCGTTCCCGGCAGGGCCACCGCTCGGCAGCGCTCCGCCGAGGATGACCGGTTGGGCGATCCCTCCTTCGAAGCACTGCTGGAAGTGCCCTTCGAGGGCGACTCGTCGAAGCCGAATGCGAGCAGCATCTCCGTCCTCGCCGAATATCAGGGTTGCCGACTCCTATTGGGCGCGGACGCCTACCCTCAAGACCTCCTTGCGGCATTGCAGCGTCATGCGGCGCCAACGCAGCGGCTTGCTCTTCACGCGTTCAAGATTCCCCACCATGGCAGCCGGAAGAACATCCACGTAAAGCTCCTGCAGAAGCTCTCATGCACCCGATTCCTCGTCTCCACCAATGGCAGCCGCCACAAGCATCCGAACCGCGAAGCCATTGCCCGGGTCATCCAGCATGGTCGAGCGACAGAGGAGCGGGTGGAGTTGTTCTTCAACTACGAAACGGAGTTCAACAAGGTTTGGCGCAATCCCGGCTGGATGCGTGAACACCGATATACCGCCCACTTCCCGCCCGAAGGACAGCAGGGATTACGCATGGTCCTGATGCCCTGA